The segment TCCGGGATAGCTTAACTTTATGAAGATCTGGTATGCAATTAGCTCTATACATGCAAGTTACAGCGAGGGAAGAGGACTGTACATAGTGGGAGTGTATTAAAAAAAGGCGACCAACTTGTAGCTGGTATGTTTCGTACCACTGGATAGTTAAAGTTTAATTTGAAGACTACAGTACTAGCCCAATTACAGCACACTGACCCAGGGTAAATTACCGCAGTCTTCAAAACTACCGGAAGACCAGCCTCTGTACAAGGTCTCTCAGCCATAAGTTGACACATAACTTTGCAGAACTCAGCTATTACTGCATGTGTGTGTCGAGAATTGAAAGCCCTTAAGTAGCCACTAAGCCTTCGCGTGCATTTAAACCATGCTGGTTTTAATTAAAGAACAGCAGCAAAGCGGTGCGCATAACACCATCCCCTGGGTGACaactttatttaaagaaaaaaaacatccCTCGGTTTTATAAGGCAAACCAAACAGGGGTGAATCACAAAAGCTTTCCCTTCACCGAAAAAGCTCGACCTTCTTTTCCACGCCAAAATCTGAGCAGCTCGGCAGCCCACAACCTGTCTGATGCAATGTTAGTTACCCCGGGTGTATCTTTGTCTAGAACAGGAGACTTCATGTCCATAGCCCCCCTGAAAACAATCAACATTTGCCTAGGCAAACACAACACGAAGAAGAGTTTACTTTTCAGGCATCACAAAAGTTCTGAAGTACAAAGAGTCACTCGGACACTTCTACTtgtctgtacttttttttttcttccccttctcgGAGAGCTGCGCGCATTTCTCCCCACCCTCAAAAAACTTGCAGCCAATCATCCGCGTGCCAgccccccaggggcagggctgtcaTTGGCTGAAAGTTTCTAAGGTGAAATAGTAGAGGAGAGTATTTATTACAGAGACTCGGAGACAGAGTTGGAGAGCCGAGCTTGAAACTGACTAGGTGAAATTGATTGGGAGCCTTCAAACTTTCCAAACGCCAggaactttttttcttcttcttctgggaggcagagagaaagaagggacatCCGGGGGGGGAATCAGACTAACTCCCCACtttgttcccccaccccctttttgaCTCTCCTCGGCAGGAAAACGCCCTGGGTCTTTCCACGTTACTGCTGCAGCAACTTTGCAGTGGGCTGGGAACAAacttttcctccccccctccctctctcctgcaaGCTGCAAGCGACCAGGCAAAACTTTCTTGTTTCTTTTGCAAACTTTTTTTGCTGCTtgatttctccccttccccttcccccgcctccatccctcccttgctTCAGGCTGCTTTGCAAGAGGTTGTGCCGCTGTATTATTTTTTTTCATCCCTCCCTCCCacgccttccttccccccctccccgcaccccttGATTTTCACCCCACtgtccctacccccccttccccccgccgctTTCTCGCATGAATCTCCTAGACCCCTTCCTGAAAATGACAGAAGAGCAGGACAAATGCGTCTCtggcgcccccagccccaccatgtCGGACGACTCCGCGGGGTCCCCTTGCCCCTCGGGCTCCGGGTCGGACACGGAGAACACCCGGCCCCGAGAGAACACCTTCCCCAAGGGCGACCCGGAGCTGAAGAAGGAGAGCGAGGAGGACAAGTTCCCGGTGTGCATCCGGGAGGCGGTCAGCCAGGTGCTGAAGGGCTACGACTGGACGCTGGTGCCCATGCCGGTGCGGGTGAACGGCTCCAGCAAGAACAAGCCGCACGTCAAGCGGCCCATGAACGCCTTCATGGTGTGGGCGCAGGCGGCGCGCAGGAAGCTGGCCGACCAGTACCCGCATCTGCACAACGCCGAGCTCAGCAAGACGCTGGGCAAGCTCTGGAGGTGAGCGGGGCTGCAGCCGGGGCCAGGGGCTTGCGCTGCCTGGCGGGGCCCAGGGCGCCCGGGAGGGGGATGCGGAGAGATGCTGGGAAAAGCCCTTTGATCGCCTGGCAGCGGGGccacaagggtgtgtgtgtgtgtgtgtgtgtgtgtgtccacaagggatgtgtgtgtgtgtgtgtgtccacaagggatgtgtgtgtgtgggtgttgccacaaggaggtgtgtgtgtgtgtgtgtccacaaggggtgtgtgtgtgtgtgtgtgtgtgtgtgtgtgtgtgtgtgtgtgtccacaaggggtgtgtgtgtgtgtgtgtgtgtgtgtgtgtgtccacaaggggggtgtgtgtgtgtgtgtgtgtgtgtgtgtgtccacaaggggtgtgtgtgtgtgtgtgtgtgtgtgtgtgcacaagggatgtgtgtgtgtgtgtgggtgttgccacaaggaggtgtgtgtgtgtgtgtgtccacaaggaggtgtgtgtgtgtgtgtccacaaggggtgtgtgtgtgtgtgtgtgtgtgtgtccacaagggatgtgtgtgtgtgggtgttgccacaaggaggtgtgtgtgtgtgtgtgtgtccacaaggggtgggtgtgtgtgtgtgtccacaagGGGTGTGGGTCTTGCCacgaggaggtgtgtgtgtgcctgttgCCGCAAGGGGGGGGTGTATTTGTATGAGAGGGGCGTGTGTGTGTTGCCACGAGGAggggcacgtgtgtgtgtgtgtgttgccacGAGGAGGTGTGAGTGTGTTGCCACAAGGAGGGGCGTGTGTGTGTTGCCACAAGGGCTGTGTGTGGGTGTCTGTGTTGTCacctggagcgggggggggggtgttaccacgaggagggatgtgtgtgtgtgtgttgccacgaggaggggtgtgtgtgtaaccACTTGGAGGGGGGGGTGTTGCCacgagggctgtgtgtgtgtgtctgtgttgtcATCTGGAGGGGGGGTGTTGCCtcgaggaggggtgtgtgtgtaactACTTGGAGGGGTGTGCCTGTGAGTGTGTTCCcacaaggagggggagggggagtgtgtatTAAACCCACACAAACCAGGCTGCTTCGCCCACATTGCATCAGATTTGCACAAGAGAAGAAATGATCCATgaaggggaggagaaagctgGCAAAGTTGTGCCAGGctggtggtgggtgggtgtgggcaTGACCCGATGTCTTTAGCCTTAAAAGtgaaggctgggctgggccgggccgggggagggggggagattagaaaaaaaaaagagtgagtcACCTGCCCAGGGCTTATTCTGGGAGTGCAGGAGAAAAATCCAGCCACCCAGAAAGTGCAGTTTGCAGCAGACGGGAGACCCCCCGGGGTGACTTGGGACCTCCAGCAGCAGTGCCCGGAGCCATCCGCGCCTGTGTCACCTCCTCTCTGTATTGAATCAGCGTGTGCTCCCCggcccaggggagcagagccaAGTCAGCTGCCTGTTTCCTAtgaggcaaggggaggggaaaaagggcagccccagctgggtacCTCCGGGGGTCCTTCCCTTGCAGTTCAGAGAGACAGCAGATCGCAGCAAGGGAGCTGTGTGCagaagggaggctgggggtgtggattATTAGGTGTGGGGCGGTGCAGGCGGGAGCCCCATCGGTGTGCATGGTTCTTCATGGCCGGTCAAGGCAAGGAGCCTGTGCTCTAGTGAGCCAAACTCACCCCCTGGCTCCTCGGTCTCTCCCCCAGGCTGCTGAACGAGAGCGAGAAGCGCCCTTTCGTGGAGGAGGCCGAGCGGCTGCGGGTGCAGCACAAAAAGGACCATCCCGACTACAAGTACCAGCCCCGGAGGAGGAAGTCCGTGAAGAatgggcaggcagagcaggaggagggggccgAGCAAACCCACATCTCCCCCAACGCCATTTTCAAGGCCCTGCAGGCCGATTCGCCTCAGTCTTCCTCCAGCATGAGCGAGGTTCATTCTCCGGGAGAGCACTCTGGTAAAGCCGCAACCTGACACcgcgagacacacacacacacgctctcctGGGCCCCGCTTGCTGGACAAGGCTGCTAGGGAGACACACCCGCGGCCGTATCTTACCGAGGGGCTGGGTGATAGCACCACAGCGAAAGCAGGGTGCTGAACCGGACTCGAAAAGCAATCTGTGTAGGGAGAGGGTGACAGTCAAGCAAACACTCTAGAGACAGCCGGGTGCAGCCTCCGAGACCCTCCCCCAAACAGGCTTCTGGCAGCTCAAaacggttccccccagctcctctcTTAGTTTCAATCAACTTTCTCCCCTTTTTTTAGTTCGGAAATTCAATTCGAACTGACGCTGAGACCCGGGGCCGTCTCAAAAGCCCCGTGTTTTATGCTGCCTCTGTACACAGGTATAGATCACATTCGGGTTAGAAAGCGGGAAAGGTCGGTTACCCATCGCCAGGGGCTTCAGGGGCAAAGCAGTGATATCGGCCTGGGGCCCTAAAGATCCTGAGTTAGCCATTAACTGAGTTATCACCATTATACAACACCTCCAGCCTATAAAACTGGCTCACTTTAGATTACAGGGCCTCAGCTAAAGGGATGCTCGGGGATACAGAGCTCACTGAATTTCACTGCAAACCAGCCAGCTGACAAGGACAtgtgctctctttctctctccaggGCAGTCCCAGGGGCCCCCGACCCCCCCGACCACCCCCAAAACGGACGTCCAGCCGGGTAAGCAGGACCTGAAGCGAGAAGGGCGCCCGTTgcaggaaggaggaagacagcCGCCCCACATTGACTTCCGAGACGTGGACATCGGGGAGCTCAGCAGCGACGTCATCTCCAACATCGAGACCTTTGACGTCAACGAGTTTGACCAGTACCTGCCGCCCAACGGTCACCCCGGCGTCCCGGCCACACACGGGCAAGCCGGGCCAGTCACCTACAGCGGGAGCTACGGGATCAGCAGCACGGCCGCCACTCCCGCGGGGGCGGGGCACGTGTGGCTGTCCAAGCAACAGCCGCAGCCACCgccgcaggccccgcccccaccgcagcACACGCTGACCCCCCTGAGCAgcgagccaggccaggcccagcagagGACACACATAAAGACCGAGCAACTCAGCCCCAGCCATTACAGCGAGCAGCAACAGCATTCCCCTCAGCAGCTCAACTACAGCTCCTTCAACCTCCAGCACTACAGCTCCTCCTACCCGACCATCACCCGCTCACAGTACGACTACACCGACCACCAGAGCTCCAACTCCTACTACAGCCACGCTGCCGGCCAGAGCACCAGCCTCTATTCCACCTTCACGTACATGAGCCCCACCCAACGGCCCATGTACACGCCCATTGCAGACACTACCGGGGTCCCTTCCATCCCCCAGACCCACAGCCCACAACACTGGGAACAGCCTGTCTACACACAGCTGACTCGGCCCTAAAGGCAGCCACCGCCACAAAAAGTGAGAGAGAAACAAGACTGTCTccaacttttgtgtgtgtgttttttttaaaaagacactcgTGCTCAAGGTG is part of the Pelodiscus sinensis isolate JC-2024 chromosome 20, ASM4963464v1, whole genome shotgun sequence genome and harbors:
- the SOX9 gene encoding transcription factor SOX-9; this translates as MNLLDPFLKMTEEQDKCVSGAPSPTMSDDSAGSPCPSGSGSDTENTRPRENTFPKGDPELKKESEEDKFPVCIREAVSQVLKGYDWTLVPMPVRVNGSSKNKPHVKRPMNAFMVWAQAARRKLADQYPHLHNAELSKTLGKLWRLLNESEKRPFVEEAERLRVQHKKDHPDYKYQPRRRKSVKNGQAEQEEGAEQTHISPNAIFKALQADSPQSSSSMSEVHSPGEHSGQSQGPPTPPTTPKTDVQPGKQDLKREGRPLQEGGRQPPHIDFRDVDIGELSSDVISNIETFDVNEFDQYLPPNGHPGVPATHGQAGPVTYSGSYGISSTAATPAGAGHVWLSKQQPQPPPQAPPPPQHTLTPLSSEPGQAQQRTHIKTEQLSPSHYSEQQQHSPQQLNYSSFNLQHYSSSYPTITRSQYDYTDHQSSNSYYSHAAGQSTSLYSTFTYMSPTQRPMYTPIADTTGVPSIPQTHSPQHWEQPVYTQLTRP